Proteins encoded together in one Nostoc sp. PCC 7524 window:
- a CDS encoding aromatic ring-hydroxylating dioxygenase subunit alpha encodes MQFADFWYIVTLSEQLKSNTVLARSLLGEWLAIFRGEDGQPVALRDRCLHRSSRLSAGNVCQGALQCPYHGWVYDRNGKVIAVPAEGVDFQPSQQRQAKAYATKEQDGYVYVRLAENPSVDFAPFSMPHYGEAGWETVRVINRFANNVTNCAENFIDIPHTAFVHPGVFRTSRQQKLEMTVERENGAVLVEYRNENSNLGWYTRFLNREGAEIKHSDRFYMPNITSVEYQMGRDRHLFITSQSIPETENSTLVYTDVTYNYGIWNKLARPFVWWTAQHIIRQDVEILAIQGEVIAKYGTQFAHTPADTIHVFVESIRAAIARGEDPRLLPKQSVKVTFWV; translated from the coding sequence ATGCAATTTGCAGATTTTTGGTATATTGTCACACTCAGTGAGCAGCTAAAATCTAACACGGTGCTGGCGCGATCGCTTTTAGGCGAGTGGTTAGCAATATTTCGCGGTGAAGATGGACAACCTGTGGCGTTGCGCGATCGCTGTTTACATCGCAGTAGTCGTTTGTCGGCAGGAAATGTCTGTCAAGGTGCTTTACAATGTCCCTATCATGGTTGGGTATACGATCGCAATGGTAAAGTAATTGCTGTTCCGGCTGAGGGTGTTGATTTTCAACCTTCGCAGCAGCGTCAAGCCAAAGCTTACGCGACTAAGGAACAAGACGGATATGTATATGTGCGGTTAGCTGAAAACCCCAGCGTTGACTTTGCACCCTTTTCTATGCCTCACTATGGAGAAGCTGGTTGGGAGACGGTGCGGGTAATTAATCGGTTTGCGAATAACGTCACCAATTGTGCAGAAAATTTTATTGATATTCCTCATACAGCTTTTGTACATCCTGGTGTTTTTCGGACTTCGCGCCAGCAAAAGTTAGAGATGACGGTTGAGCGTGAAAATGGTGCGGTGTTGGTGGAATATCGTAACGAAAACAGTAATTTGGGATGGTACACGCGGTTTTTAAATCGAGAAGGCGCAGAGATTAAACATAGCGATCGCTTTTATATGCCCAATATTACCTCTGTGGAATATCAAATGGGACGCGATCGCCATTTATTTATTACCAGTCAATCTATCCCCGAAACCGAAAATTCCACTTTGGTCTACACTGATGTTACTTATAACTACGGCATTTGGAATAAATTAGCGCGTCCGTTTGTCTGGTGGACGGCGCAACATATTATCCGCCAAGATGTAGAAATTTTGGCGATTCAGGGTGAAGTAATTGCTAAATACGGTACACAATTTGCTCATACTCCGGCTGACACAATTCATGTGTTTGTTGAGTCCATTAGAGCAGCGATCGCTCGTGGAGAAGACCCACGATTATTGCCAAAGCAATCTGTGAAGGTGACATTTTGGGTTTAA
- a CDS encoding 2Fe-2S iron-sulfur cluster-binding protein — translation MSNLCTISFPGSVYESLVLECHQNLSEHLTIQNSPVLFGCRTGICGTCLVEVIGDIPPPQPDEQEMLDTFAPNHPNARLACQIDITDNVTIRTL, via the coding sequence ATGTCTAATTTGTGTACTATTTCTTTTCCGGGTAGTGTTTATGAATCTTTGGTTCTGGAATGTCACCAAAATTTATCTGAGCATTTGACTATTCAAAATTCACCTGTTTTATTTGGTTGTCGGACTGGTATTTGTGGAACTTGTTTGGTTGAGGTAATTGGTGATATTCCTCCTCCTCAACCTGATGAACAGGAAATGTTAGATACATTTGCCCCAAATCATCCAAATGCACGATTAGCCTGTCAAATAGACATTACAGACAATGTGACTATCCGCACACTGTAA
- a CDS encoding DUF433 domain-containing protein, whose amino-acid sequence MSYRDIITIEPDKRGGKPCIRRMRITVYDVLGWLAAGMSIAEIIDDFPELTETDIRACLEFAADRDHRLVASVSVA is encoded by the coding sequence ATGAGCTATCGCGACATCATTACTATTGAACCGGATAAACGTGGTGGCAAACCTTGTATCCGACGGATGAGGATTACGGTTTATGATGTTCTTGGCTGGCTAGCTGCTGGAATGTCTATTGCTGAGATTATTGACGACTTTCCTGAATTGACAGAAACAGACATTAGAGCCTGTCTAGAGTTTGCGGCTGATCGCGATCATCGTCTAGTTGCTTCGGTGAGTGTCGCTTGA
- a CDS encoding GH3 family domain-containing protein — translation MRPIIQLFGQLLAPTARRFHQALDDPESMQTSVQREICDRLIATPYGKALGINSIADWERVPIVDYDTLAPWFGKPEKHHQGQSISLTPEPILFYEKTSGSSGAVKWIPYTQSLRRSFNQMFCVWAHDLIANGPKFSTGKLYACISPQLNQSNSPSLQDDLDYLDGWLRWFLRPWLVMPNGLNRLHDPQQFKHQLALALLQAETLEIISIWSPSFLQVHLKYIQENHELLRGELQGRISRDRLQLLGDNIPWTQLWPSLKLISCWDSANAADQAKGLRSQFPNVLIQGKGLLATEAPMTIPLIAAQGYVPVLDEVFFEFEDDTGSLYKLHELSIGQEYTIILSQKGGLYRYRIGDRIRVTHYYHNTPCLEFLGRHPAVSDLVGEKLQENFVHQALNSINLQGTHFKSLVPIADPPQYILLLDTAQETPEILAQQLDQALSQSHHYHRARSLGQLAPPKVFISQHTPEILALHRAHNGSVWGGIKHQILATSPISTELLQKLQM, via the coding sequence ATGCGTCCGATTATTCAGCTTTTTGGGCAACTCCTCGCACCAACTGCGCGACGGTTTCATCAAGCATTGGATGACCCTGAATCAATGCAGACATCTGTGCAGAGGGAAATTTGCGATCGCCTAATTGCAACCCCATACGGTAAAGCCTTGGGAATTAATTCTATAGCTGATTGGGAACGTGTTCCAATTGTTGATTACGACACCCTTGCACCTTGGTTTGGCAAGCCCGAAAAACATCACCAAGGTCAGTCAATTTCACTCACACCCGAACCGATTTTATTCTATGAAAAAACTTCTGGTAGTAGTGGCGCAGTCAAATGGATTCCTTACACTCAATCCTTGCGGCGATCATTTAATCAAATGTTCTGCGTCTGGGCGCATGATTTAATTGCTAATGGGCCGAAATTCTCCACGGGTAAGCTTTACGCCTGCATTTCACCACAATTAAATCAATCGAATTCTCCATCTTTACAAGATGATTTAGATTATCTTGATGGTTGGCTGCGTTGGTTTTTGCGTCCTTGGTTGGTGATGCCTAATGGATTAAATCGTTTGCATGATCCGCAACAATTTAAACATCAGTTAGCCTTGGCATTATTGCAGGCTGAGACATTAGAAATTATTTCGATTTGGAGTCCGAGTTTCTTACAAGTACATTTAAAATATATTCAAGAAAATCATGAGTTATTGCGTGGGGAATTACAAGGCAGAATATCACGCGATCGCCTGCAACTTCTCGGCGACAATATACCCTGGACGCAACTCTGGCCAAGCTTAAAGCTGATTTCCTGCTGGGATAGTGCTAACGCCGCTGACCAAGCCAAGGGATTGCGATCGCAATTCCCCAATGTTTTAATTCAAGGTAAGGGACTGCTAGCAACTGAAGCACCAATGACAATTCCCTTGATTGCAGCACAGGGATATGTTCCGGTTTTAGATGAGGTGTTTTTTGAGTTTGAAGATGATACTGGTTCTTTGTATAAATTACACGAACTCAGCATTGGTCAAGAATACACAATCATTTTGTCACAGAAAGGCGGTTTGTATCGTTATCGAATTGGCGATCGCATCCGTGTGACTCATTACTATCACAATACACCCTGTTTAGAATTTCTGGGAAGACATCCAGCCGTTAGTGATTTAGTGGGTGAAAAGTTGCAAGAAAATTTTGTGCATCAAGCTTTGAATAGCATTAACTTACAAGGGACTCATTTTAAAAGTTTAGTTCCTATCGCTGATCCACCTCAGTATATTCTTTTACTTGATACTGCACAAGAAACACCAGAAATTCTTGCTCAACAACTAGATCAGGCTCTATCACAATCACATCATTATCATCGGGCGCGATCGCTGGGTCAACTTGCTCCACCAAAAGTTTTCATCTCCCAGCACACACCTGAAATTTTAGCTTTGCACCGCGCCCACAATGGTAGTGTTTGGGGAGGTATTAAGCATCAAATTTTAGCAACATCACCAATTAGCACTGAACTCTTACAAAAATTACAGATGTGA
- a CDS encoding DUF3800 domain-containing protein gives MINFNISDIRRMTKMLVPKADFDGSFTFYYDETNNLRKFYVREIDFNYSFTANFVLGGLVYEGTQPDIKPLFDKLNLQKNIKEVKLKHIARGEFIDCLKSGKLNLFLEYLFGNNLYIHYSSLNILYWSIVDIVDSAIVNSEVAMQLKPSFWNYLKNDIYKLAKLEIESVIELFYNFEYPNIKKKSVLKFIEELIWIFDKYIETEEFPFGLECLRQILKEVTKHESLPFIMDEEDHILINNFSQFYLRPIYLFKNSSHIFDNEVEISEILSDYKIIDDDKEIKNYSFVDSQSNLLIQASDIFVGLMGKLANYINTNSREKIANDFASFSDKQLKNIDSLLDLIDKSHNKNVAFLHSIDSYEELTKMNLIREIRNRNYA, from the coding sequence ATGATAAATTTTAATATTAGCGATATTAGAAGAATGACAAAGATGCTTGTACCGAAAGCAGACTTTGACGGTTCTTTTACTTTTTACTACGACGAAACAAATAATTTGAGAAAATTCTATGTAAGGGAAATTGACTTTAATTACTCTTTTACTGCTAATTTTGTTTTAGGTGGTTTAGTTTACGAAGGAACACAACCTGATATTAAACCGTTATTTGATAAGCTTAATTTACAAAAAAATATTAAAGAAGTAAAACTTAAGCATATTGCTAGAGGTGAGTTTATTGACTGCTTGAAATCTGGAAAACTGAATTTATTTTTGGAATACCTCTTCGGCAATAATTTATATATTCATTATTCAAGTCTAAATATTCTTTATTGGTCTATTGTCGATATTGTTGATTCTGCAATTGTGAACTCAGAAGTAGCAATGCAGTTGAAACCAAGCTTCTGGAATTACCTGAAAAATGACATATACAAGCTTGCAAAACTCGAAATTGAGTCTGTAATTGAACTATTTTATAACTTTGAATATCCTAATATTAAAAAGAAATCAGTTTTAAAATTCATTGAAGAATTAATTTGGATATTTGATAAATATATTGAAACAGAAGAATTTCCCTTCGGATTAGAATGCCTCAGACAAATACTCAAAGAAGTAACAAAACATGAATCACTTCCATTTATAATGGACGAAGAAGACCATATTTTGATAAATAACTTTTCGCAATTTTATCTAAGACCTATTTATTTATTCAAAAATTCAAGTCATATTTTTGATAATGAAGTTGAGATTTCGGAAATCCTTTCAGACTACAAAATAATTGATGATGATAAAGAAATCAAAAACTATTCTTTTGTTGACTCACAAAGCAACTTACTTATTCAAGCTTCTGACATTTTTGTCGGTTTAATGGGTAAACTTGCTAATTATATAAACACTAATTCACGAGAAAAAATAGCAAATGATTTTGCTTCCTTCTCCGATAAACAACTGAAAAACATTGACTCGCTTCTAGACTTGATAGATAAATCCCATAACAAAAATGTTGCTTTTTTACATTCGATAGATAGTTATGAAGAATTGACAAAAATGAACTTAATACGTGAAATTAGAAATAGAAACTACGCATAA
- a CDS encoding DUF433 domain-containing protein produces the protein MDWQTRIILDPNILVGKPIIKGTRLAVEFIIDLLAQGWTTDEILRNYPGITMTDIQACLSYASAALKSEKIYAIPT, from the coding sequence ATGGACTGGCAAACTCGAATAATTCTCGATCCCAATATCTTGGTTGGTAAACCCATTATCAAGGGAACACGACTGGCTGTTGAATTTATTATTGATCTTCTTGCTCAAGGCTGGACTACTGATGAAATTCTTCGTAATTATCCAGGTATTACCATGACGGATATCCAAGCCTGTCTCAGTTACGCCAGTGCTGCTCTCAAGTCTGAAAAAATTTACGCCATTCCTACCTAA
- a CDS encoding DapH/DapD/GlmU-related protein translates to MTLLSKILLFFPTLVFMLTGTAIFYFAYSPSIFSLIAVFFSIYGFPVLVYRCHQWVYPVQEGISYLLSKEYSPWWGSHQIQSIYIAIPALEAVLRLIPGAFSMWLRLWGAKVGRDVYWTPGLEIADRGLIEIGDRVVIGHRVGIYSHVIKPRKHDLMLYVKKVKIGSNVFVGAGSHLAPGVVIADNTFIGAATNLYPNQQVQ, encoded by the coding sequence ATGACACTTCTAAGTAAGATTCTCTTATTTTTTCCTACCCTAGTATTTATGCTCACTGGGACTGCAATCTTTTATTTTGCCTATTCACCCAGTATTTTCAGCCTAATAGCTGTATTTTTTTCTATTTACGGCTTTCCTGTGCTAGTTTATCGCTGCCATCAATGGGTGTATCCTGTGCAGGAGGGTATTAGTTATTTACTAAGTAAAGAATATAGTCCTTGGTGGGGTAGTCATCAAATCCAGTCCATTTATATTGCAATCCCAGCTTTGGAGGCAGTGCTGCGGTTGATTCCTGGCGCGTTTTCGATGTGGTTGCGCTTATGGGGTGCGAAAGTAGGAAGAGATGTTTACTGGACACCGGGATTAGAAATTGCCGATCGCGGTTTAATAGAAATAGGCGATCGCGTGGTTATCGGTCATCGTGTCGGAATTTATTCCCATGTCATCAAACCCCGTAAGCATGACTTAATGTTGTATGTCAAAAAAGTGAAGATAGGTAGCAATGTGTTTGTCGGTGCTGGCTCTCATCTTGCTCCCGGTGTAGTGATTGCTGATAATACCTTTATTGGGGCTGCCACAAACCTTTATCCTAACCAGCAGGTACAGTAA
- a CDS encoding DUF2281 domain-containing protein, producing the protein MTLEQAVLKTFRELPTDKQQEVLDFIQFLQYKLSAIKTLAISDNQENLTDNQEVNDFWSALQDFRQRVDLESIDDDTFENLRDRSPGREVNL; encoded by the coding sequence ATGACTTTGGAACAAGCAGTTTTAAAAACCTTCCGAGAATTGCCCACAGATAAACAACAAGAGGTTTTAGATTTTATTCAATTTCTCCAATATAAATTATCAGCTATAAAAACACTTGCTATATCTGATAATCAAGAAAATTTAACAGACAATCAAGAGGTTAATGATTTTTGGTCAGCTTTACAAGACTTTAGACAAAGGGTGGATTTAGAAAGTATTGATGATGATACTTTTGAAAATTTGCGGGATAGATCACCAGGAAGAGAAGTTAATTTATGA
- a CDS encoding DUF433 domain-containing protein has product MTAAKRVIHSDPDILGGTPVFVGTRVPMKTLLDYLEAGDSLDEFLDHFPSVSRDQAIAALELAKEMLTAYANPA; this is encoded by the coding sequence ATGACAGCCGCAAAGCGTGTTATTCATAGTGACCCTGACATCCTGGGAGGAACTCCTGTTTTTGTTGGAACTCGTGTGCCAATGAAAACTTTGCTTGATTATCTCGAAGCAGGCGATTCACTCGATGAATTCTTAGATCATTTTCCCAGTGTTAGTCGTGATCAGGCGATCGCCGCCCTTGAATTAGCCAAGGAAATGCTGACAGCCTATGCGAATCCTGCTTGA
- a CDS encoding DUF5615 family PIN-like protein, which yields MKLLFDQNLSRKLVTRLADIFPNASHVQFYELAEKTDTEIWEFAKLNDFCIVTQDADFAERSRLYGSPPKVVWLRCGNAPTHQVESLIRAGQGAIQELLEKPNLHCLELH from the coding sequence TTGAAACTACTATTTGATCAAAACCTCAGCCGAAAATTAGTTACTCGCTTGGCTGATATTTTCCCCAATGCTAGCCATGTACAGTTTTATGAACTAGCTGAGAAAACAGATACAGAGATTTGGGAGTTTGCTAAGTTGAACGATTTCTGCATTGTCACTCAAGATGCAGATTTTGCAGAAAGAAGTCGATTGTATGGTTCTCCGCCGAAAGTAGTATGGTTAAGATGTGGAAATGCGCCTACTCATCAAGTTGAATCTCTCATCCGTGCTGGACAAGGAGCAATTCAAGAACTTTTAGAGAAGCCTAATCTTCATTGTTTAGAACTGCATTAA
- a CDS encoding sterol desaturase family protein, whose product MNIQNLAQLIIFGAFIGLVGWTISNQFGRTQLKIKSREDWLIDTLGLTIQGILIPLLQVTLVYNIYQYLLPNQHGHLNLSPILSFIISFVVADYLYYWNHRLLHSKWFWQVHQVHHTVTQMDVLGTSRNTIWTSLLIIYLWVHTLFLYLLADPTGYLLGVSLTSALDLWRHSRLIIPTNHWLYQFVSPWLILPQDHAWHHCSENYHCNYGANLKLWDRLHGTYYHSNALPSAIGISSSLTLTQKLFFPFS is encoded by the coding sequence GTGAATATACAAAACTTGGCACAATTGATAATTTTCGGTGCATTTATTGGCTTAGTTGGCTGGACAATTAGTAATCAATTTGGACGCACTCAACTAAAAATTAAAAGCCGAGAAGATTGGTTAATAGATACTCTTGGGTTAACAATTCAAGGGATTTTAATTCCCTTATTACAAGTAACTTTAGTTTATAATATTTACCAATATTTATTACCAAATCAACATGGACATTTAAACTTATCACCAATTTTATCTTTTATTATTAGCTTTGTTGTGGCTGATTATTTATATTACTGGAATCATCGTTTATTGCATAGTAAATGGTTTTGGCAAGTGCATCAAGTGCATCACACAGTCACACAGATGGATGTCTTAGGTACTTCTCGAAACACTATCTGGACAAGCTTACTAATTATTTATTTATGGGTACACACTTTATTTCTATATCTATTAGCTGATCCCACAGGTTATTTACTAGGAGTCAGTCTCACTTCTGCCCTAGATTTATGGAGACATAGCCGCTTGATTATTCCTACCAATCATTGGCTGTATCAATTTGTGTCTCCCTGGTTGATTTTACCCCAGGATCATGCTTGGCATCATTGCAGTGAAAATTATCATTGCAACTATGGTGCTAATCTGAAACTTTGGGACAGGTTACATGGCACTTATTATCACAGTAACGCCTTACCATCGGCGATAGGTATTTCTAGTTCCTTAACTTTGACTCAAAAACTTTTCTTTCCCTTTTCATGA
- a CDS encoding type II toxin-antitoxin system VapC family toxin, translating into MSLKYLLDTNILSESKRPQPNDKVMGKLRLYRQEIATATVVIHEMLYGCLRLPMSKKRQDIEDYINNVILAQLPLFDYNLQAAQYHAQERARLSKVGRKPAFVDGQIASIAVTNDLILVTNNVTDFQDFELLKIENWFC; encoded by the coding sequence ATGAGTCTAAAGTATTTGCTAGATACTAACATCTTGTCTGAGTCTAAACGACCTCAACCCAATGATAAAGTAATGGGAAAGCTAAGGTTATATAGACAAGAGATAGCCACAGCTACAGTAGTTATCCATGAGATGTTATATGGTTGTTTGCGTCTTCCTATGTCTAAAAAACGTCAAGATATAGAAGACTATATCAACAATGTGATTTTAGCACAACTTCCTTTATTTGATTATAATCTCCAAGCGGCACAATATCACGCCCAGGAAAGAGCAAGGTTATCTAAAGTTGGTAGAAAACCTGCTTTTGTTGATGGGCAAATTGCCTCTATTGCAGTTACCAATGATTTGATTTTAGTAACAAATAATGTGACAGATTTTCAAGATTTCGAGCTTCTAAAAATAGAAAATTGGTTTTGTTGA
- a CDS encoding FHA domain-containing protein — protein MNALTLQWHDAGQNKTQQIYEQQRSKNPGTVRIGRDPLRCDIVLTNPTVSGLHVEIFFNSQQQSFYIRNLRSPNPPLIDGQQLIQGERPLNQGSIIYLGQLQLQVTAVNINTIAATVLTPPQPFTPYQRQQPANQNNSVTSPVHNHPPTPVQGTYGLECPKCHKVSPVEDLQVGCRWCGTSLAAAVSVLVAPGN, from the coding sequence ATGAACGCACTAACTTTACAGTGGCACGATGCAGGTCAAAATAAAACTCAGCAAATTTACGAACAACAGCGCAGTAAAAATCCTGGTACTGTCCGCATCGGTAGAGATCCACTCCGGTGTGACATTGTTTTGACTAACCCGACTGTATCAGGTCTGCACGTAGAAATATTTTTTAATTCTCAGCAACAAAGTTTTTATATCAGAAATTTGCGATCGCCAAATCCCCCACTTATAGATGGACAACAACTCATCCAGGGAGAAAGACCGCTCAATCAAGGCAGCATCATCTACTTGGGACAACTACAACTCCAAGTGACTGCTGTTAATATTAATACCATTGCTGCCACAGTTTTAACCCCACCCCAACCATTCACACCCTACCAACGACAACAGCCAGCCAATCAAAATAACTCAGTAACATCCCCTGTACATAACCATCCACCAACACCAGTACAAGGAACTTATGGTTTAGAGTGTCCTAAATGTCATAAAGTATCCCCAGTGGAAGATTTACAAGTAGGTTGCCGTTGGTGTGGTACATCTTTAGCTGCGGCTGTCAGCGTGTTGGTAGCACCGGGGAATTGA
- a CDS encoding FHA domain-containing protein, which produces MTNIQIQLTWEDPTTGERREPKLDVPIAFGREFARLPAEVDGQRVARMLLNSNEVSRYHALITWENNQLVVIDQGSVNGVIVNGQRQPRSVINNGDTLQIGPYIIMVTLANHATPPISNPPSLIQFNPNTNLPDPSLTPARAVTPLGSNFPPSAFQAEQVAVQALHATGLPVDECDFLAVGGGLGSFIWSDLLRISGVRAEKIVALGLEPEPYARYKRLCLNSQIPLHERLRSNSDSCPDNIWGWPSYAWREAWHDLSKGKPDTALRYLWQVFGEPTFAETYTPRASNVFDSIDREAKRIGWSQIYRYGRVRAIRKTDDGRYCVAYSRGQGNHAFFVSRYLHLATGYPAIQFLPDLQAYREKYQDFKSVVNAYEAHDHVYEQLERQGGTVLIRGRGIVASRIVQRIYEARRKNTNITVLHLMRSPKPQGNKFQKATRLVKNHYEFQPFNWPKSCWSGELRVMLEQATPEERQRLLTDWGGTTTADRYDWQKITEDGLKEGWYQITFGDVLSVERDAQNRTITQIKEKGFGEMKLVADFIVDATGLDAKVQANPLLDDLVKHYNLPLNYLGRLAVANNFEIPEMRNGKGQMYVAGAITLGGPYAAVDSFLGLQYSALVAVDGLAAARAPGLRPLNPFSSSAQWLKWVFNQSP; this is translated from the coding sequence ATGACTAACATACAAATTCAATTAACTTGGGAAGACCCAACAACGGGGGAACGGCGAGAACCAAAGTTAGATGTACCTATAGCTTTTGGTCGAGAATTTGCTCGTTTACCTGCGGAAGTAGACGGACAGCGCGTGGCGCGGATGCTGTTAAACAGTAATGAAGTATCTCGCTATCATGCTTTAATTACCTGGGAAAACAATCAACTTGTAGTGATTGACCAAGGTAGTGTGAATGGTGTGATTGTTAATGGTCAACGTCAACCGCGCAGTGTGATTAATAACGGCGATACGTTGCAAATTGGCCCCTATATCATCATGGTGACGCTGGCTAATCATGCCACTCCCCCAATCAGCAATCCCCCTTCTCTAATTCAATTTAACCCTAATACTAATCTCCCTGATCCCAGCTTAACGCCAGCTCGTGCTGTCACACCTTTGGGAAGTAATTTCCCACCTTCAGCATTTCAGGCAGAACAGGTAGCTGTCCAAGCACTTCATGCCACAGGTTTACCTGTAGATGAATGTGATTTTTTAGCAGTTGGGGGCGGACTAGGAAGTTTTATCTGGTCTGATTTACTACGAATTAGTGGTGTGCGTGCGGAAAAAATTGTGGCTTTGGGGTTAGAACCAGAACCTTACGCCCGTTATAAGCGCCTGTGCTTGAATTCCCAAATTCCTTTACATGAAAGACTGCGGTCTAATTCTGATTCTTGTCCTGATAATATTTGGGGTTGGCCTAGCTATGCTTGGCGAGAAGCTTGGCACGACTTAAGTAAAGGTAAACCTGATACAGCCTTGCGGTATTTATGGCAGGTATTTGGAGAACCCACCTTTGCTGAAACTTATACTCCCCGTGCGAGTAATGTGTTCGATTCTATTGACAGAGAAGCCAAGCGGATTGGCTGGAGTCAAATTTATCGTTATGGACGAGTGAGGGCAATTCGCAAAACCGATGATGGTCGATATTGTGTAGCCTATTCTCGCGGACAAGGTAATCACGCTTTCTTCGTGAGTCGTTATTTACATTTAGCTACTGGCTATCCGGCGATTCAGTTTCTTCCTGATTTACAAGCTTATAGAGAAAAATATCAAGATTTTAAATCTGTCGTGAATGCTTATGAAGCGCACGATCATGTATATGAACAATTAGAACGTCAAGGCGGAACAGTATTAATTAGGGGACGAGGAATTGTAGCTTCCCGGATTGTGCAGCGTATTTATGAAGCCAGACGCAAAAATACTAATATTACAGTTTTACATTTAATGCGATCGCCTAAACCCCAAGGCAACAAATTTCAAAAAGCCACACGGTTAGTCAAAAATCATTACGAATTTCAACCCTTTAACTGGCCTAAATCCTGTTGGAGTGGTGAACTGCGCGTTATGTTAGAACAAGCTACACCAGAAGAACGCCAACGCCTACTCACAGATTGGGGTGGTACAACCACCGCCGACCGCTACGACTGGCAAAAAATTACTGAAGACGGCTTAAAAGAAGGTTGGTATCAAATCACCTTTGGGGATGTGTTGTCAGTAGAACGAGATGCACAAAATCGCACTATCACCCAAATCAAAGAAAAAGGTTTTGGTGAAATGAAACTGGTGGCTGATTTTATTGTTGATGCCACAGGTTTAGATGCCAAAGTACAAGCTAATCCCCTATTAGATGATTTAGTCAAACATTACAACTTACCCCTGAACTACCTGGGGCGCTTGGCTGTTGCCAACAACTTTGAAATCCCAGAAATGCGAAATGGTAAAGGTCAAATGTATGTAGCTGGGGCAATTACTCTTGGTGGCCCCTACGCAGCCGTTGATAGTTTCCTGGGTTTGCAATACTCCGCCTTAGTCGCCGTTGATGGACTTGCCGCCGCCCGTGCGCCAGGATTGCGTCCTTTAAATCCCTTCAGTTCTTCTGCACAGTGGTTAAAGTGGGTATTTAATCAATCGCCATAG
- a CDS encoding GDSL-type esterase/lipase family protein — translation MQTLPVHSSMQLSLSPNQCQPLKIVALGDSLVYGFGDPDKGGWVEQLRRSWMLPNSSGHVLYNLGVRGDRTQQVAQRLEVEFRHRGELRNRVPDLIILSVGVNDSPRLGRPDGRQYTDFAVFESEIAALLDQAQQLCPVLFIGMVPVNETKMPFLDCLHYNHVDQYRYKEATKIACNQRQIPYLDIFDRWIARGETWRNLRLSEDGLHPNTLGYQALLEDVIHWEPLAAYHARPSYQLM, via the coding sequence ATGCAAACATTACCAGTTCATTCCTCAATGCAGCTGTCTTTATCACCAAATCAATGTCAGCCTTTGAAGATTGTCGCACTGGGGGATAGCTTAGTATATGGTTTTGGCGACCCCGACAAGGGAGGCTGGGTAGAACAATTGCGGCGCTCTTGGATGTTGCCGAATAGTTCTGGTCACGTCCTGTACAATTTGGGAGTAAGAGGCGATCGCACCCAGCAAGTAGCACAAAGGCTAGAAGTAGAATTTCGCCATCGCGGTGAATTGCGAAATCGTGTCCCCGACTTAATTATCCTCTCCGTAGGCGTAAATGATTCACCACGTTTAGGCCGTCCTGATGGAAGACAATATACAGATTTTGCCGTGTTTGAATCAGAAATTGCTGCCCTATTAGATCAAGCACAGCAACTTTGTCCTGTCTTATTCATTGGTATGGTTCCTGTCAATGAAACCAAAATGCCTTTTCTAGATTGCTTGCACTATAATCATGTGGATCAATATCGCTATAAAGAAGCGACTAAAATAGCTTGCAATCAACGACAAATCCCCTATTTAGATATTTTTGACCGATGGATAGCACGCGGCGAAACTTGGCGAAACCTGCGCTTAAGTGAAGACGGACTGCATCCCAATACATTAGGCTATCAGGCTTTGTTAGAAGATGTAATTCATTGGGAACCGCTAGCAGCATATCATGCCCGACCTAGTTATCAGCTCATGTGA